One window from the genome of Helicoverpa armigera isolate CAAS_96S chromosome 4, ASM3070526v1, whole genome shotgun sequence encodes:
- the LOC135116762 gene encoding bile salt-activated lipase-like isoform X3 has product MYLQAPLPPPKWSGVFKAVDENSRCTQSMSEVVVGTQDCLKINVYVPAKAKIPLPVMVYIHGGAFIGGDGGKMILGPDFLVKHDVIMVSFNYRLGALGFLCLGIKEAPGNAGLKDQLAALRWVKKNIAAFGGDPDNVTIFGTSAGSASVSLLIASEATKGLFKRAISHSGSSLAAWAINHDPIGVASVILKELGYDAKEPEELYKIYSKLSDEELVSATAHIPIPHLLNKNLLLVPCVEKKFDGVEQVISDMPFNLITKKPKNIPLMYSFTDKEGLFLSNSDTEETLEAYNKRNLFANDLEFKSKQEEKEVALKLKKHYFGDKNISEESIANVTDLLGHLYFEMPSTLEAELMTQTSDAPVYSFYFAYSGNRNFVKYMTRYANEVGACHGDDILYIFKGFIIPYRISKEDQTIIDWMTTMLTNFAKYGNPTPNDLPVKWVPHSRDQMNFLKIDKVLKMIPVPNPEDYQLWKEIYKYRRTKINY; this is encoded by the exons ATGTACCTCCAG gcacCACTACCCCCGCCAAAATGGAGTGGAGTCTTTAAAGCAGTTGATGAGAACTCGCGATGCACACAAAGTATGAGCGAAGTGGTGGTTGGAACCCAAGACTGCTTGAAGATCAATGTGTATGTTCCAGCCAAAGCTAAAATACCACTACCCGTTATGGTATATATTCATGGAGGTGCCTTTATTGGCGGAGATGGAGGAAAAATGATATTAGGACCTGATTTCTTGGTTAAACATGATGTTATCATGGTATCATTCAACTATCGACTAGGAGCACTAGGCTTTCTATGTCTAGGAATTAAAGAAGCACCTGGCAATGCTGGCCTTAAAGATCAACTAGCTGCCTTACGATgggtgaagaaaaacattgcAGCATTTGGAGGGGATCCAGATAACGTTACTATTTTTGGTACAAGTGCCGGTTCAGCTTCAGTATCTTTGCTAATTGCCAGTGAAGCTACAAAAGGCTTGTTTAAACGAGCCATATCGCACAGTGGCTCGTCTTTAGCTGCTTGGGCTATAAATCATGATCCAATAGGAGTAGCTAGTGTTATTTTGAAGGAGCTAGGATACGACGCAAAAGAACCAGAAgaactttacaaaatatattctaaatTATCTGATGAAGAACTGGTATCAGCGACAGCTCATATACCTATCCCAcatcttctaaataaaaatcttttgctAGTACCCTGCGTGGAAAAAAAGTTTGATGGAGTAGAACAGGTCATTAGTGATATGCCATTTAACTTAATAACCAAAAAGCCCAAAAATATTCCTCTGATGTACTCTTTTACGGACAAAGAGGGATTGTTTTTGTCAAATTCTGACACAGAAGAAACTCTTGAAGCATATAATAAACGCAACTTGTTTGCTAATGATTTGGAATTCAAGTCTAAACAAGAGGAGAAGGAGGTAGCCctcaaattaaagaaacattattttgggGACAAGAATATTAGTGAAGAAAGTATTGCGAATGTCACAGACTTATTGGGTCATTTGTACTTTGAAATGCCTTCTACACTGGAAGCTGAATTGATGACGCAAACGTCTGATGCTCCCGTGTACAGTTTCTATTTCGCTTATTCTGGTAATAGAAATTTTGTGAAATACATGACCAGATATGCCAATGAAGTAGGTGCGTGCCACGGAGATGATATTCTGTACATATTTAAAGGCTTTATAATCCCGTACAGAATTTCTAAGGAGGATCAAACAATAATTGACTGGATGACAACAATGTTGACTAATTTTGCTAAATATGG AAATCCCACTCCAAATGATTTACCCGTAAAATGGGTTCCACATAGCAGGGACCAGATGAACTTCTTGAAGATAGACAAGGTGCTGAAGATGATACCAGTGCCAAACCCTGAGGATTATCAGCTTTGGAAAGAAATTTATAAATATCGAAGAACCAAAATTAATTACTAA